The Lentzea guizhouensis genome contains a region encoding:
- a CDS encoding branched-chain amino acid ABC transporter permease encodes MTTTAEKRSALAPLGKPFAAVGGVLSIVAALLPWVTFPLNDGNWPDKSTLPFFDAPFAVTGFRWHMLVLGVLVLVAAFAPTPSKGRVVRALGWGVVSVAAINGIYLVVKGGGFGAITAYKDVVAFGSIAGVVAGVLVILAGYGIGIEPPGNWKIKLSTPLAYLVLLVSFGAVLYAVAAMLTTGGVGAGNPYAGAIFLSFLGFAGGLLAALNGIGYTRWISHLSEEHRVFSVIVLLACALLLPFTEAGNEYWMTVAANIGIYAATAIGLNIVVGLAGLLDLGYVAFMGIGALVAANFSGAAAANFGIDLPFPVAAVIAAIVAGIFGAIVGSPTLRVRGDYLAIVTLAFGEIFTRSAQNDIGGMTNGSNAIPGIPQLSLFGTEFNKELSLGSVKLPAGVLYYVLIVLLVAATMAVFANLKFSRIGRAWIAIREDEDAARAMGIRTGKMKILAFLIGAMLAGLAGAVFAHKNGTVSYESFKFLESVTLLAAVILGGMGSIPGAVLGAALLFVLPEKLRDFEDYRLMIFGLALVLIMRFRPQGLIPDAHRRAELADENVDGTHVDELPKEAKA; translated from the coding sequence ATGACCACGACTGCCGAGAAGCGTTCCGCTCTCGCACCCCTGGGCAAGCCGTTCGCCGCGGTCGGCGGTGTGCTGTCGATCGTCGCGGCCCTGCTGCCGTGGGTCACGTTCCCGCTCAACGACGGCAACTGGCCGGACAAGTCCACGCTGCCGTTCTTCGACGCGCCCTTCGCGGTCACCGGCTTCCGCTGGCACATGCTGGTGCTCGGTGTCCTCGTGCTCGTCGCGGCCTTCGCGCCGACCCCCTCGAAGGGCCGCGTCGTGCGCGCCCTGGGCTGGGGCGTCGTGTCGGTGGCCGCGATCAACGGCATCTACCTCGTCGTCAAGGGCGGCGGTTTCGGTGCCATCACCGCGTACAAGGACGTGGTGGCGTTCGGCAGCATCGCCGGCGTCGTCGCCGGTGTGCTCGTGATCCTGGCCGGCTACGGCATCGGCATCGAGCCGCCCGGCAACTGGAAGATCAAGCTCAGCACCCCGCTCGCCTACCTGGTGCTGCTGGTGTCGTTCGGCGCGGTGCTCTACGCCGTGGCCGCGATGCTCACCACCGGTGGCGTCGGCGCGGGCAACCCGTACGCGGGCGCGATCTTCCTGTCGTTCCTCGGTTTCGCCGGCGGTCTGCTCGCGGCGCTGAACGGCATCGGCTACACCAGGTGGATCTCGCACCTGTCCGAAGAGCACCGCGTGTTCAGCGTGATCGTGCTGCTGGCGTGCGCGCTGCTGCTGCCGTTCACCGAAGCCGGCAACGAGTACTGGATGACCGTCGCGGCGAACATCGGCATCTACGCCGCCACCGCGATCGGCCTGAACATCGTCGTCGGTCTCGCCGGTCTGCTCGACCTCGGGTACGTGGCGTTCATGGGCATCGGCGCGCTCGTCGCGGCGAACTTCTCCGGTGCCGCCGCCGCGAACTTCGGCATCGACCTGCCGTTCCCGGTGGCCGCGGTCATCGCCGCGATCGTCGCGGGCATCTTCGGCGCCATCGTCGGTTCGCCGACGCTGCGCGTGCGCGGTGACTACCTGGCGATCGTGACGCTGGCGTTCGGTGAGATCTTCACCCGCTCCGCGCAGAACGACATCGGCGGCATGACCAACGGCTCCAACGCGATCCCCGGCATCCCGCAGCTGTCGCTGTTCGGGACGGAGTTCAACAAGGAGCTGTCGCTCGGCTCGGTGAAGCTGCCGGCCGGTGTCCTCTACTACGTGCTGATCGTGCTGCTGGTCGCGGCGACGATGGCGGTGTTCGCGAACCTCAAGTTCAGCCGGATCGGCCGCGCCTGGATCGCGATCCGCGAGGACGAGGACGCGGCCCGCGCGATGGGCATCCGCACCGGCAAGATGAAGATCCTCGCGTTCCTCATCGGCGCCATGCTGGCCGGTCTGGCCGGCGCGGTGTTCGCGCACAAGAACGGCACCGTGTCGTACGAGTCGTTCAAGTTCCTCGAGTCGGTCACGCTGCTCGCGGCGGTCATCCTCGGCGGCATGGGGTCGATCCCCGGCGCCGTGCTCGGTGCCGCGCTGCTGTTCGTGCTGCCCGAGAAGCTGCGCGACTTCGAGGACTACCGCCTGATGATCTTCGGCCTCGCGCTGGTGCTGATCATGCGGTTCCGCCCGCAGGGCCTGATCCCCGACGCGCACCGGCGCGCGGAGCTGGCCGATGAGAACGTCGACGGCACCCACGTCGACGAGCTGCCGAAGGAGGCGAAGGCGTGA
- a CDS encoding ABC transporter ATP-binding protein: MTPVLEARDVSMVFGGLKALKNVTLTLDEGKIVGLIGPNGAGKTTFFNCLTGLYTPTTGQVLLKGNVLPGDPAQVTDAGLARTFQNIRLFPSMTVLENVMVGRHVRMKQGPLASLFHGPAYQRGEKAARERSRELLDFVGLRGPEDELARNLPYGDQRRLEIARALATDPAVLLLDEPTAGMNPQETEATQQLIFRIRDTGVSVVVIEHDIKFIFGLCDSVSVLVQGELLVEGSPEVVRADPRVVEAYLGKPPEEVEHDIEAAKGEQA; the protein is encoded by the coding sequence GTGACGCCGGTGTTGGAGGCGCGTGACGTCTCGATGGTCTTCGGTGGCCTCAAGGCGCTGAAGAACGTGACGTTGACGCTCGACGAGGGCAAGATCGTCGGCCTGATTGGCCCGAACGGCGCGGGGAAGACGACGTTCTTCAACTGCCTCACGGGTCTGTACACGCCGACGACCGGTCAGGTGCTGCTCAAGGGCAACGTCCTGCCCGGCGACCCGGCCCAGGTGACCGACGCGGGCCTCGCCCGCACGTTCCAGAACATCCGGCTGTTCCCCAGCATGACCGTGCTGGAGAACGTCATGGTCGGCCGGCACGTGCGGATGAAGCAGGGCCCGCTGGCCTCGCTGTTCCACGGCCCGGCCTACCAACGGGGCGAGAAGGCGGCCCGCGAGCGTTCTCGTGAGCTGCTGGACTTCGTGGGCCTGCGCGGCCCGGAGGACGAGCTCGCGCGCAACCTCCCGTACGGCGACCAGCGCCGTCTCGAGATCGCGCGCGCGTTGGCCACCGACCCGGCCGTGCTGCTGCTGGACGAGCCCACCGCGGGCATGAACCCGCAGGAGACGGAAGCGACGCAGCAGCTGATCTTCCGCATCCGCGACACGGGTGTGTCCGTCGTGGTCATCGAGCACGACATCAAGTTCATCTTCGGGCTGTGCGACTCGGTTTCCGTGCTCGTGCAGGGCGAGCTGCTCGTCGAAGGCAGCCCCGAGGTCGTGCGGGCGGACCCGCGGGTCGTCGAGGCCTACCTCGGCAAGCCGCCGGAGGAAGTCGAGCACGACATCGAGGCCGCGAAGGGAGAGCAGGCATGA
- a CDS encoding ABC transporter ATP-binding protein — translation MSPLLEVRNLSVAYGAIEAVRDISFTVEAGQIVSLIGSNGAGKTTTLRTISGLLRPASGEVLFQGKPIHNEPAHSILGMGISHSPEGRRLFPRMTVEENLQLGAYVRKDDGVQADMDRVYELFPVLGERRHSKAGLFSGGEQQMLAIGRAMMSKPRLLMLDEPSMGLSPIMTQRIFDTIRELQSLGTTILLVEQNALAALALSDHGYVIDLGRTTLDGPGHQLLADQRVRDAYLGEAH, via the coding sequence ATGAGCCCGCTGCTCGAAGTCCGCAACCTCTCGGTCGCCTACGGCGCGATCGAGGCCGTCCGCGACATCTCGTTCACGGTCGAGGCCGGCCAGATCGTGTCGCTGATCGGCTCGAACGGTGCGGGCAAGACCACGACCCTGCGCACGATCTCGGGTCTGCTGCGCCCGGCGTCCGGTGAGGTCCTGTTCCAGGGCAAGCCGATCCACAACGAGCCGGCGCACTCCATCCTCGGCATGGGCATCTCGCACTCGCCCGAGGGCAGGCGGCTCTTCCCGCGGATGACCGTGGAGGAGAACCTCCAGCTCGGCGCCTACGTCCGCAAGGACGACGGCGTGCAGGCCGACATGGACCGCGTCTACGAGCTGTTCCCCGTCCTGGGTGAGCGCAGGCACAGCAAGGCCGGCCTCTTCTCCGGCGGTGAGCAGCAGATGCTCGCCATCGGCCGCGCGATGATGTCCAAGCCGCGCCTGCTCATGCTCGACGAGCCCTCCATGGGTCTCTCGCCGATCATGACCCAGCGCATCTTCGACACCATCAGGGAGCTCCAGTCGCTCGGCACCACCATCCTCCTGGTGGAGCAGAACGCACTGGCCGCTCTGGCGTTGTCGGACCACGGTTACGTGATCGACCTCGGACGGACCACTTTGGACGGTCCGGGGCACCAGCTGCTGGCCGACCAGCGGGTGCGCGACGCGTACCTGGGCGAGGCGCACTGA